The following proteins come from a genomic window of Montipora foliosa isolate CH-2021 chromosome 2, ASM3666993v2, whole genome shotgun sequence:
- the LOC137991122 gene encoding uncharacterized protein: MYSISVKVQQHTVVCSLHFKDNDLERSGFSGRWYLKPGTVPSVFQCWEHKPYLTSKPPKERKLNKFQLRSSEVSCRKRKTSDESLTAFEAEPIEDCVDSTVAAIDGMKETETELAELKAHILSLTEKLKTGNTKIEQLEQTVREMEFCIENIEDADICFYTGFRNRQVYNAVLTYVNPGANSENLVVRIGLFERDLAYRFNISIGTVSNIVISWANFLYLRLGSLSIWPSKEVILEKMPESFKSKYKETRVIIDCTEIKVEMPSSLVLKSQTYSNYKSANTLKGLVGISPSGSITFLSQLYTGSISDREITERCGILNMPFQAGDSLMADKGFDIQDLLDPIGVTLNIPPFLQMQDQMPANDVLQTQQIAAERIHVERTINKIKNFHIFDQIIPISLAGSINQIWTVCGLLTLFQNPIIS, translated from the exons ATGTACTCGATTTCTGTAAAA GTCCAGCAACACACGGTTGTTTGTTCTCTTCActttaaagataacgatttagAAAGATCAGGATTTAGTGGTCGTTGGTACTTAAAGCCTGGTACTGTTCCATCTGTCTTCCAGTGTTGGGAGCACAAACCATACCTCACTTCTAAACCACCAAAAGAAAGGAAGTTAAATAAGTTTCAGCTCAGATCAAGTGAAGTAAGTTGTAGAAAAAGGAAGACCAGTGATGAAAGTCTGACAGCATTTGAAGCTGAACCGATTGAAGATTGTGTTGACTCGACGGTGGCTGCCATAGATGGCATGAAAGAGACAGAAACAGAATTAGCCGAACTAAAAGCACATATTTTATCGTTaactgaaaagttaaaaaccGGTAACACGAAGATTGAACAGCTCGAACAAACTGTGCGTGAGATGGAGTTCTGCATTGAAAACATTGAAGACGCTGATATCTGCTTTTACACTGGCTTTCGAAATCGTCAAGTCTACAATGCAGTGTTGACTTATGTTAATCCAGGTGCCAATAGTGAAAATTTGGT AGTGAGGATTGGACTTTTTGAACGTGACCTCGCTTATAGATTTAACATCTCTATTGGAACTGTCAGTAACATCGTTATTTCGTGGGCCAATTTCCTATATTTAAGACTTGGATCGTTAAGCATTTGGCCAAGCAAAGAGGTAATTTTGGAGAAAATGCCAGAGTCATTCAAGTCCAAATACAAAGAAACCAGGGTTATCATTGATTGCACCGAGATAAAAGTTGAAATGCCTTCCTCACTTGTGTTGAAATCTCAGACATACTCAAACTACAAGAGTGCAAATACATTAAAGGGACTTGTGGGAATCTCACCAAGTGGCAGCATAACATTCCTGTCTCAACTGTATACTGGTTCAATATCAGACCGGGAAATTACTGAACGTTGTGGTATTCTTAACATGCCATTTCAAGCTGGTGACAGTCTAATGGCTGACAAAGGATTTGACATCCAAGATTTGCTTGATCCAATTGGTGTCACGTTAAATATACCTCCATTTTTGCAAATGCAAGACCAAATGCCTGCTAATGATGTTCTGCAGACACAACAAATAGCAGCTGAAAGAATTCACGTGGAGAGAAccataaacaaaattaaaaattttcatATATTTGATCAGATCATTCCAATATCCTTGGCCGGTTCTATCAATCAGATATGGACAGTGTGTGGATTATTAACTCTGTTCCAAAACCCTATTATTTCTTGA